DNA from Paraburkholderia largidicola:
GAGGGCGCCGCCTACTACCAGCAGTTCCATCGGCAGAACATTTGCGCCGAACACCTTGATAGGCGCTTCCGGCAGCGGCGACGGAAAGCGCAGATCGTCGCGGCCCCAGACATTCTCCGCGACGTTCTTGAAGATGATGCCGAGCGCGATGGTCGACATGATCCAGCCGAACTCCGACTTGATCTTGATAGCGGGCCGCACGCCGATCCGTTCGACGAATGCGCCCTGCAACAGGCCGAATACGCACACGAGGGGAATCATCAGCCAGTAGTTGACGCCCAGCGTGACGAGCGTGAGACCGACGAGCGCACCGAGCATCAGCGCATCGCCCTGGCCGAAGTTCAGCGTGCCCGATGTCGCGAACGTGAGTTGGTAGCCGAACGCGATCACGGCGTAAATCATGCCGAGCGCGATGCCGCTATAGATGAGCTGAAGAAGAATGGCCATAGTCCAATTGCCTCGATCGCAACGCCCCGTAGATGATGCCGTGAGCCATGCAGCACAAAGCCGCCCCCGCCGGTCGGGCGGGCGCGGCTTCGCTATTCATGCTGTGCTCAGTTTGCGGATGCCTGCTTGGTGCGCAGTTGTCCGCCGCCTTTCTTGTCGTTGTCGTATGCGTAGATCACACGGCCGCCCTTCACTTCGCCAACGACGGGCACGTTCGGGCTGATCGCCTCGTGGTCGTCGTGCGAGAACGGCTTGTCGTACGCCATCACGACGCCTTCGACCTTCGTGTTGAGGTTTTCCAGCGCGGCGCGCACCTTCGGGCCGTCCGTCGTGCCTGCCTGCGTAATCGCGGCGGCGAGCAGATAGACCGAGTCGTAGCCTTGCGCCGCCGACACGGGCGAATCGATGCGGCTGTTCTTCGGCTTGAATTCCTTCATATAGGCCTCGATGAAGGCCTTACGCTTCGGCGTGTTGGGTTCCTGGATGAAGGTCTGCGGCATGCGCGCGCCTTCGCCGTTGGAACCCGCGTTGTCGATGTAGTTCGCCATCGACAAGGTCCAGCTGCCGATCAGCGGCACCTTCCAGCCGAGCTTGGCCATGCCGTTGGCGATCTGCGCGAGTTCAGGTCCGATGCCGTAGGTCAGAACGGCTTCCGCGCCGGCGTCTTTGGCCTTCAGCAACTGGGCCGTCATGTCGACGTCCTTGATGTTGAATTTCTCCACGGCAACCGGCTTCACGCCTTTAGCAGCGAGCGCCTTTTCCAGATCCTCGCGGCCGAGTTGTCCGTAGTTGGTTGAATCGGCGAGAATGGCGACCTTCTTGAAGCCGCGTTTGGTGACGGCTTCCTCGACGATCATCGGCGCCTGAATGCGGTCGGCGGCTGCGTTGCGGAACACGTAGTTATCCGGCTGGTCCGCGAACTGCTTCGTGACGATACTGCCCGTCGCGACGTTGTTGAACACAGGGATTTTCGCTTCCTGGAAGAAGCGCTGCGATGCGAGCGCGACACCCGTATTGATGTAGCCGACCACTGCGACTACCTTTTCCTTGTTGATGAGTTCCTGTGCGATCTGTACGCCGCGTTCGTTCTTTGCTTCGTCGTCGCGTTCGACGAGTTCGATCTGCC
Protein-coding regions in this window:
- a CDS encoding ABC transporter substrate-binding protein, with the translated sequence MVLRLKSVVAALALCVVATGSYAADPIKIGVDGPFTGGSSSMGVSMRDGVRLAAAEINKSGGVLGRQIELVERDDEAKNERGVQIAQELINKEKVVAVVGYINTGVALASQRFFQEAKIPVFNNVATGSIVTKQFADQPDNYVFRNAAADRIQAPMIVEEAVTKRGFKKVAILADSTNYGQLGREDLEKALAAKGVKPVAVEKFNIKDVDMTAQLLKAKDAGAEAVLTYGIGPELAQIANGMAKLGWKVPLIGSWTLSMANYIDNAGSNGEGARMPQTFIQEPNTPKRKAFIEAYMKEFKPKNSRIDSPVSAAQGYDSVYLLAAAITQAGTTDGPKVRAALENLNTKVEGVVMAYDKPFSHDDHEAISPNVPVVGEVKGGRVIYAYDNDKKGGGQLRTKQASAN
- a CDS encoding branched-chain amino acid ABC transporter permease; this translates as MAILLQLIYSGIALGMIYAVIAFGYQLTFATSGTLNFGQGDALMLGALVGLTLVTLGVNYWLMIPLVCVFGLLQGAFVERIGVRPAIKIKSEFGWIMSTIALGIIFKNVAENVWGRDDLRFPSPLPEAPIKVFGANVLPMELLVVGGALVLMLAVEFFNRRSIFGKAVVATSNDRDAAALMGINTGLVITFSYALSSLTAAFAGVLIAPLTLTGATMGAVLGLKAFAVAIIGGLSSGLGIVVGGVILGIAETTTGFYISTGYKDVPGLVLLLIVLALRPAGLFGKTAIKKV